GATTCCCGAAAAAGGTGGGATGCTTCGATTGCGCACAGAAGTTTTTCCACGTTCATACATGTATGAACAATTTCAAGAAGGATAGAATTTAAGTTTTTATCAAGATGAAACCTTTTATTTTAAAATATTTCCGTACTTTTCTCTATTTGGTTCTTTTTATTTTAGTCGTTTTTTTGCTTGTGAAAGGTTTTTCACCAAGCCCTTCTTGGCAAAGTCAAATGGAGAGAGGAAAGGCATTCTATATTGCCCAGGCTGGTATTGAGTATGCGCTTGCTCAGATTGAATATGGTGGCTTTCCCGTTGTAGAAAAAAAAGCTTTTGATGGCGGATATTTTTCTACTTCCATCAATAACAAGCAACGTTTTCTTTCTGTGAAAAGTGAATTTAAAAATGAAGAAAGTAAGTACAGTATTCATATTCCTCATTTAGCTTCCGATTGTGTTGAACAGGAGGGAGTTCAAAAAAATTCCCAGCACATCACCATTTATATAAGAAAAAAATGTCTTTCAAAAATTACACTTGAAACTTTTCAGGTTTTTTTAAAAGATCCTTCGCACGATCTTCCAGCCCTTGAATCTGTTACGTTTGATGGAAATGTGCTGCGGTCCTTTTCACAAGAACACAGCAAGAGTAGTTATCTTTCGCTGACGCTTCAAAAACTTGCATTAGCCGATGCTGATCGACACACTCTTACTTTTTCATTTAGGAGTAACTTTGCTCAAGAAAATTTAAATATGGTCTTGGGATTTTCGGACAGAAGTGAGATACTTTTAAAACCCTTAGCTTTTAAATGACATTTTTGCATATAATCCCATGATTTAAAAAGATTTTTCTTTGCAATTTTAGTTTTCTCTGTTTATACTCCGTCTCGCATCTTGAGAGGGGAGTTCTATGTACAAAAAATTTTTTGGTTTGTCTGAAAAGCCGTTTTCAATCACCCCCGATCTTCAATATCTCTATCTTGGAAAGCAGCATGAACAAGGACTTAGCACGTTATCATATGCTGTGAAGGAGCGTTTGGGTTTCTCCCTTCTCACGGGCGAAGTTGGTGCTGGAAAAACTATTTTGTCCAGAGCGTTGCTCAGCAGGCTTGATAGCTCAATAGCGACTGCACTTTTGGTTAATCCACTTCTCACTATCCCCGAACTCCTCAAAGCCATCATCAAAGACTTCAATTGCTCTTCAACCGCCGAGTCTCCGCAAGAACTTATACAGGCTCTTAATGAGTTTTTAATTTTTCTCGCGAGTGAAGGGCGTTCTGCGCTTGTGATTATTGACGAAGCACAAAATTTAACTCACGAGGCGCTTGAAATGGTTCGCATGCTTACAAATCTAGAAACGGAAAAGCAAAAGCTTTTGCAAATTCTGCTTGTTGGCCAACCCGAATTATTGAAAAAACTGAAAGCGCATGAGTTGCGACAACTCAATCAGCGCGTAACAACAAGAGTGCACTTGAGACCGTTGTCTCTTGTTGAAATGATGCGTTATATCAATCACAGAATTTCAATTGCAGGTGGAAGTGGAAAAGTATTTTTTGATCCGAAAGCTTATCGTATTATTTTCGATGAGTCGAAGGGATATCCGCGTCTCATCAATTTAATTTGTGATCGAGCTCTCATGGCATCGTTTCTTCAAGAAAATTATATTGTAGGAAAAGATGCGGTGAAATCTGCAGTGAATGACTGGAAGGGGAAACAAAAAACTCCTCTTTGGGAAACAATTAAAAGTTTTGTCCTTTCACAATAAATTTGGAAAATGTTTTGAGTCTATGATATGTCGTTGCATCTAGATTGGGGGAGATAGATGTCGTTAATACATGAGGCGCTGAAAAAAGCGCAATTACAAAAGCAATCACAACAATCTTCTGACGGTGCAACAGCATCTTCAAGAGATACCACTTCAGATGGTCCAACAAATCCTCAGGTATTTGCAGAGGTAAAAAGTTCTCTTTTCAAAGCTGCGCCATCGAAAAGAACCATCGTATTGCTTGGAGTGTTTGCAGTTTTGTTTCTTTTTTTCCTCTACAACACTTTCTTTTCGTCAAGCAACAAACCTCAAATAGCCTTAAAACAAGCGGGTCAGAAATCTGTTCAGACAGAAAAAGTGCTTGATGAAACAGCGAGACAAGAAGTAGCGAAACTGAAAGATCAAGCGGTTGATGCGTTTAAAAAGTCAGACTTTGACACGGCATGGGCAAGTTTAAATGCTGCAAGTTCAATTGATGAAAAAGATGCCGAGGTTTGGAATAACCTTGGAGTGGTATTGCGCAAAAGAGGCGAAACCGAAAAGGCTGAAAAGGCATTCAAGAAGGCTTTAGATCTGAGGCCTAATTATCCTGAATCACTCAACAACATTGCTATTCTTGATATTCATAAACAAGATTACGATACGGCAACTACACACCTTCAAAAAGCACTAGAGCTTAAGCCAAATTATGCTGAAGCCCTTTTTCATTTGGCACTTGTTTCCGATTTAAACAAAAAAACCGATGATGCACTTGCTTACTACAAACAAGTGATTGCTCTTGGAAAAAATTTTCCGCCTTATATTTTAGATCAAGTTCGAGATCGTATTTTAAATATTGGTGGTTAAACTTGCTTGTGAGGGTTGAGTGAAATTAGAAGAATCAATTTCAAAAATAAAAAAACTGCTTACGAGATCTCCTGATAGAATTGGAATTGATCTTGAGGGGGGCACGCTTAAGTATGTTAAGTTTTCTCGCCATGCAGGTTCGTTGGTTTTAGAGGCATATGGATTGATTGATATCAATTTCAAAGAAGCTTCAGATGAAGAAAAAGAACAAGTAAAACTTTTTTTAAAAGAAATATGTGGAAAATCTAAATCCTGCGGAATTGCTTTAGAGCATGATAGTTTGAGGGTCAGACGAATGAGTCTTGCTGACATGCC
This genomic interval from Deltaproteobacteria bacterium CG11_big_fil_rev_8_21_14_0_20_42_23 contains the following:
- a CDS encoding ATPase, translating into MYKKFFGLSEKPFSITPDLQYLYLGKQHEQGLSTLSYAVKERLGFSLLTGEVGAGKTILSRALLSRLDSSIATALLVNPLLTIPELLKAIIKDFNCSSTAESPQELIQALNEFLIFLASEGRSALVIIDEAQNLTHEALEMVRMLTNLETEKQKLLQILLVGQPELLKKLKAHELRQLNQRVTTRVHLRPLSLVEMMRYINHRISIAGGSGKVFFDPKAYRIIFDESKGYPRLINLICDRALMASFLQENYIVGKDAVKSAVNDWKGKQKTPLWETIKSFVLSQ